One genomic segment of Natrialbaceae archaeon AArc-T1-2 includes these proteins:
- a CDS encoding DUF7503 family protein translates to MSDNDRMHDYLAEHPRMIGALFTLLLLLSQAGSAAASSSSLTGP, encoded by the coding sequence ATGTCGGACAACGACCGCATGCACGACTACCTCGCAGAGCACCCACGAATGATCGGCGCGCTGTTTACGCTGCTTTTGTTGCTGAGTCAGGCAGGCTCGGCCGCAGCGAGCTCGAGCAGTCTCACTGGTCCGTAA